Genomic DNA from Schistocerca gregaria isolate iqSchGreg1 chromosome 4, iqSchGreg1.2, whole genome shotgun sequence:
TCCATGTTCGAACGCACAGTCCGTTTGCAGACAGTTTAAGATATCTCCGTTAAGAATTATATGTTTTGATCTCTTTGCCAGTATTTTGATATTTAGGTAAATGTACGCACCCGCACTTTGTAACCAAATACCACTCTAGTGCATGCTTGAGTTGTCTTACCTGTGGCCAACATCAGGAGTACTTTGAAGAGGAACCTGGGCGCTTGACCGACCTCTTCGCGCCTTCCGGCGCAGTGCGTAAGGCGCTGTAGGGACCCCACACGGAAACAAGACTGTATTATGACGTTCACCCATTTCCATAGGATCTCTTCCGGGACGTAGAACTGCAGCGGGTACGTCAGAAATATTGCCAGCGTCACCGTTTTCCTCACCCACAACGCCAGGCTGTAAAGGAAAGGCGTCATCGGCGGCGTATACGCAGAAGCATCAGCTATTGTCGATAAGCTTTAAGTTTGATTTTACCTCAACTATTTTTCCTTATTTCTTAATTTTGTGACTATCGTGCTGTATCCGTACTAGCGACGGTCTACTGAAAGTagttgaaaataaaatagaaatagcgAAGTCTAATCTGTACTGTGCatactattttcaatttttgtcCCCAAAATTGCTCTCAGTTGCATGTGTAATATTCATGGAGCTACTACAACCTGTAAGATTATTAAATGCTGAAGTATAAGGATGAAGGTCTGCAACTTGACCTCATGACGGTCTTTATGTTTAAGAAGTCTTTCACAATTGACATGCTTGATACTTTTACGTGTGCCCTGCAGTTTAAGCTACCTTCAACGGGATCATGTTAGATTAACTGTGTTGGACCTTAGGACGTTTAAACACTGACAGATAAAAACTCAGAACCAAAAAattatgtacagtaatgaaattcctGGAATACATTGGTCTAGGtagcacatttaagtgattaacattgcaagataacaggttacagtaagcgcgagataaaccattgcaaataggAAACACGGGTACATTAAAAACCGGCGTAACCTTAGAAATATTTGTTACAACCAGGCAAATggcaagcattgtgttgtacagatgcaggATGTCGTTTGGGGGATTGGAGTTACACGCTTATCGCACCTAGTCTGTCAATAGAGGGAGCGTAATGGTGGTTGTGTAGACGGATGGTGTGATGGAGAAGATCAATACTCTATGTTGACACttgagagcatgttgggttacgacagTTTCTGGGCGATCGTTGTCCCGCAACATCCCCGGGAATACTGCTGCTGAATAGCAGCACGACAGGTCAAATCAGATTCACAGACAATTTTGCCCTCAGGGTGTATAGGATAATCACGAAAGCGCTCCTCCTGTCGTTAGAAATCCAGACAAGAATTCCATGTCTATTCCATTTGTATCTAGCACACGAAGAGGTTGGTTGGAGGTCCTCAATTGGTCTCATAAGCAgcacacggccatcgctggcactGAGGCACCACCGGCTTTCATCTGAAAACACAACCGACCACCACACGCACTCCAAATAGCTCTAGCTTGACAGCACTGACGTCGCCAATGGCGGTGTTTTGGGTcactggaatgcacactacagagcgtctggctatGAGCTGTCCAAGACCTAACCAATTTTTAACAGTTTTTGTCAGCATGGTGCCACTGATGCTCAAATTTCTGATGCGTATgctgtacgatgtgccagagccatacactgaacatgGTATTCCCTCTCAATAGTGCCATGTGGCGGTCAGGAGCACCGTCTTTTTGAGACCCCACATTCATTTGGCCACAGCTGCCAGCTGCCAtggtacagtggccacattcctgccaagtggtCCTtcattatcgcagaaggaacatccagcttgcaGTAGCCCTATTTTTGCATATTTAAGAGACGCCTTGAAGGCAACAGAACAGCAGCCAGGACGAATAGGTTTCTAGAAAGTGCTTAGAGTACAAAGGAGATGCCATAGGAATGGTGTTGGTTTGGCTGGGATATCACATTAGCTTATGTGCCTAGCAGCGAGGCGCGGCAGTGCGTTGCCAGTGACCATATGTAAAGTTCTACACCACGCCCCGCAGGGCAGGGCGTGGCATGCCGCGGAGTTAAAAGGTGGAGGCAGCGTAGCCCATGAGAGAGTTCAGTCCAGACAGTGGTCCAGGAAGGATGTTGGTGTAGGTCAAACCCGGTTCCTGGACAAAATATTCGCTTTTGCGCTGCTCGCACGCATACTTAGCTGCGTACCGCCGTGAGATTCTACAATCAGAAGTACTGTAGTTTCATTCAAGTCAGTATCCAATTTTTGTTGAGACGAGTAATTGAAGGTCTCAGTTATTCAGGTATTGTCTTTGTTCGATTATTTCCCCAGGGAGTTCCATAACTCTCTGAAACTTCCAGTTAGCCGTCTCCACGTTGGCTGACTGGGCTTTTTTCAGTGTCATTGAGCCTCTGAACCGCTTGCTGGACGCCACAGTATTGcatgacctcgttcagactcaATGCGGCGATCTTAATGGCGTCTTTcttgccttgaaggcattcttaagtagcatcagctcaccacgtccaatctttacggtaactaacgctcgcgacttaaaacgtatttaaagcaaacggttTATTCAGCAGAGTTCCTGGCTCGAAAtccgaaacacgcctaccaactttggtTTATATCGCTCAACCCGTCGGTGCTTTTTTTTCTCGCCTTCAGTGGTATCAAGGCCATTTTCACTAGAATGTGAACCTAAGCGGAATAAATATTCATGTTATGACGTCATCTGACAAACCTCTTAACACTATCTAAATTTCCTTTTTGCGCTACAACAGTTATCAGAATGCATTCAGATAGTGAGGATTATCACGTGTTTAGTCGATAGCGATGAAAATAGGTTCCAAATAGTTTTGCACTTCATGCAAAAATTATAAATCCGTCTTAAAGATGGAAGAGCTTTTCGTGGTTTGCGTCTGTTTCAGGTACTGTCAGCCTGCGCAATTTCATTTTGCACGATTCTTTGCCGCCGGAGAACAGTTTAGGAGGTGTGTTTAATATGAAACACTATGCAACCCATTTCAGTTTTGGCCTTAGTATACCGGGCAAATGGAAACAAATTTGTAGACTAGGTCAAATCCCGAAGCTGGTCAAAGTTCTCTCTCTCTTAACTCTATCAACACTCCTGGAACTGCCGCTGGTTTTAAGTTTGATTAACTTAATACTTTCCAATTAATACCGCTATTGTTTTAATAGCTTACAATGTCGTGTCTTCTATGTATTTTGGATTTAGTGcagaagaaaatacagaaaatcgtAGTGGAACGAGAAATTGTGAACTTATTGCGGAATCACAGGCAAGATGTTAGGCTAAGTAGTTTGCAAAATGTTGCGTCACTAGTGGACTATCACATATTATTGAATTTTGTCTTTGGACCACTGAAACTATCTTTTCTTCAACTGTGTTTGTTTTAGTATGCATACACCATGAAATTCCCGACCCTCTTCGAACTAAAATCTACgaagttcaggaatatttacttacgTGTTATCTGGTGGAAGGTTCAGTGTGATGCTTCCTTTCGTTTTCTCGCCATATGCCAAGTAACCCAAGGAGCCCATCAGAATGTACAGGATAGTAATTATGGCCATAGCAAAATTCAGAACGCCACAGCCTTTCAGGAAGTTAGTAGGATCCTTCATCTGATTTTCGAGCGTCAATACCTGTCAACAACGAGCAGTTAGTCACCTCTAAACAGAACACTATTCTCAATTAAGTTTTGGCTTCACTTTCTATACAAACTTTTCTAGTGTTGTAAGAGATTTCTCTAGCTGTGGAAACTACAGTTTTGAATGTAATTACAGAAAATAGTGGTGTTACGATGTTACAAGTAGTCCATCAGTGGATAGCTCAGTGTTTTACGCATTGATATTTTTCTTAGCGAATACTTAAAAAGTAACCAGAAAGTAGTGTTATGTATTTGCCATGACTAGCTTGCAAGCCTGCTCTATGGCCTGAAATGGACGAGTGGATACCTTTGAAGTTCTGGAATAACGGACATTAATTTTCTTGAGAAAAAGCAACGTACCTGTTCTGTTCGTTAAATGAAGGAGCATGTGTCTTTCGGGTGTGATCAAGCGTATGGGATTCAAGACATACAGGCATGGCATACGATTCTGATCATTTAATGATACGGTAAATTTCGCTGAATTACTTTTCATAGATCAGATTGTTCCAAGTGGGAGAACTATGTTTACGCAATGAGAAGTACACGCATGCAGAGCACTTAGCCTGCTAGAAATAAAGTTTCCACACAAGTTACATGAAAATGGCAACTGAAGTAATCTTCGTTGGgtggatgattgattgattgatgtcGAAGGGACCAAAAAGCAAGATCATCAGACCCTTCTTTCTAAAGTGGTCCATTCGGACGGATTTGCGTATCAGAAGGGGCATAACGATGAATGGTAAAAGGCTACGAAGCGTGTAAGTGCAATCGTGTTGTCAATGGTGAAAAGGAGGGAAGTGAGCCAGTGGGCAACCCCAAGGTTATGCTGGAGTCAGGAAATATCCCACCTTTGATGCAGTACACTCAAGACCACCTGTTGTTCAAAAGCGTTCAACCGCTGTAACATAAGAGCGCGTAACGTAAAAGGAGACCAAATCTAAAAGAAAcgataaaacagagtaaaagggagagaaaagaTCTTGGCCAGGGAGGAGCgtcaggaatctccaaacacagctttGATGTTATCTCGGTATTGGCTAAATCAATGTTCATATTTAACGGCTTTTATAGCGTAACTAACCGTTACTGATTCTTCAGCTGTATTGGCAATGACTTCCGTTTCTTTATACGGTGACCGCGTGACCTATAGTTGGTACTTTTAAGTGTTACCTTTCTTTATGTCCACGTGGCTTCCATAGAACCTGATGAAGTTTCCCACTCGCGGCTGCGGGCAGAGTGTAAAGCACTGAGAAAGATTATGGCAGTCTGAACAGTTACGTCATTCTGGTATGGTTTTACAACCACACACTTCAGTTTTTCAAGTTCGTCTGAAAGCGGAACCCTTGCCTGCACTCTCCGATTACACATTTATCTTAATAAAGCTATTTCTTACACTCTCAACTTTTAGCATTGTGTGGCGACAGATTTATGTATGGAGACATGGTTCTCTAATAGCGGTAATACAGAAGAGATTTTTAGACAGAGGTAGTCAAGTAATTTTTACTATTCATATTATGCGATGTTGAGATTAATGTttcgcaaagaaatacaaaaatgaatgATTTGTGAGAACAGCGACACTAAGAACAAATATTTAAGTACGGGGAATTGGAAACGTAGGACTCGGTATGTGCTTTAGGTTAGTGTTTAGCCATTACAGACTAAATTTACGAAGCAGTTTCTTTCCTCTTACACATAAACGAGCATGCAAGAACGAAGCCCTATTTCATTGTCTAGACTAACAGTTGAACTGATCCATATTATATGAAGCCCGGGACTGCCCTATCACGGGCTACTTCCAATGCGTATGTTTGCTGCGTAGCCTTCAAGGAAGCGTTTGATTTCAGAGGACTTAGGTCTCACATAGCTTGTTATTTCTCACCCCATTATAACAGAATGTTAAGAGAAACAACTTACATTTTAACGAGAAAGCTCTGTCAGCAAATGACACTGATTTGCTACTGGTGGTCGAATCTAATTTGAAAATGGAGATGTTTAATAGTTTGCACTTCTTTAAACAAAGGCTTTTGCGAGGCTACTTTGGAAATCCAAGGATTATCACTCAAATCAGCTCCGCTGTTACGGTTGCAACAGTAGACTAATTTATGCAGTCGTTAGATTTTAACAAAAGTTGCTAAATTATTGGCTGATTATGTACCATAACTGAAAATAGTCGTCAAAATCAAGACTACTTACCACGCCTATTCCTTCGAGTGCAAAGACGGCGGTGCCAAAGAAAAGCGGTATTCTATCCCAACCAGCCCAAGCTTCGACTGTAACGTTGTATACTGTTACATTCGACCATGTATCCGTTTTCCTGTTGTATTCCACTGGTGCTGCTTGTTGGTCAACGTATATTTGATAACAGATGATGCCTAGACACATCACCACGCCAACAACCATTGTTACGTTGGCAATAGAAGAGACGATGCTGAGGCTACTCAGGTTTGGTATAGCAACCAGAACCATTAGAACCAGCGCCAGATGAAGAAAATAATCAATTGAACTCCACTCATTTTCTTTGCAGGACACGTCGATGAGCTGTAAAGTAAGTTTTAGTTAGTGTTTACGGTACATGAAGTGCTTAAAACATTTAGTTTTGTTTGAAGCAGTGTGGTTTTATTAGGAACTTATTGTATGCTAGCATGATGCGTCTAATTTGTTTCAGGAATCCCATTTCCTTTTACATCAGCCTTATATTTCTGGCATCTTCGGGGAAATACAGTTCTCAGCGGATTTGGTAAACTTTTTGCAGGCCATTAAATTCTTTCCATTGTTATAATTTCGTTATTTATAACGTTATAGACTTCATAACTGAAAAGTATTATCGTACCGACAGTCATGTCTCACAGAACTGTGAGCAAATGAAAATGACTAGGGCAGTGTTAAAGTAGCTTCATTTATCAGTAGTGCTCTAACACTTAACGTTTAGTGAGATGAGACATTTCCCCAAAACAAATTTGGAAATACCTATAACCATTAGCCCAGTTAATGGAAATTAAGTTTCAGTCGTCCAGTTAGTTCGCATGAGTTGATTATTACATAAAATCAGTTATGGTTGCTTGGCCTTTAAGAAACATTAAATGTACTGTAGAAACCGATTTCCTAGCAGTCATCGCTACTCCAGTTTCCTTTAAATGCGTAACTTAGCCCCACAGTAATATTCTCATCCTGCCTTGAGTAAATATCATCCGCTACAGACCATATTTGTTGACAATCTGCAACACTATCATTGATTCCACTGATACTTAAGAATTTCCACACTTGCACTCATTACTAGGATTTTGCCTTCTCTGCTTCTTAAGAAGTTGTGCTGAATCAGATATTCTAGTTAGTTTCATTTTTTATAGATGTTACATTTTGCTTTAACATTGCCTCTGCTTCTAGACAGTTTTGTTACAATCTTCCTGTCCCATACGGAAACCTACTGCTATTGTGCCACTTATCGAGTGAAATTATCTGTTCCTTAATAGTTTATCTGTAAGTCTTAGGGCTTGCTTGGTCATAACGATTTTTGTGATATTAGGCTGTTAGTTACCTCATGATTTAGACAGTTCCTTTACCAGTTTAGTCTCCTGATTTTCTTCGTTTTCAGACGCCATTCAGTCTTAGACATTTACGGGTTCATCGTTTTATCCGTGTTTAGATCTCAATGTTAGAATGACCAAAACAGCTTCCCATTTAATAAACTTTCACGCAAAAATTCTTACGATTAGCAGCGTTCAACCTGCTTGAAGAGAGGAAGCCCGAACTTTACCACCCCCATCCTTTAGATTACTTTACTGTACCCAAGTCCAGCACGTCGATATTCTATCACATACACTAGTTTACTCAGATAGGTTTCAAAGTTTTCGTTGAGTAATAATAGGCACTTTGTCAAGTACCTCAAAATTGTTACTTTTTGCTTATTAAAATCCTGTGAAGTTCCCATTACATTGTTACGAAGCTTTTAATAGCTTTTAAGATATTTCATGATAGGGAAACCTGAAGGCAATTTGCAGGATTACTTCACAACGCATTTTTCTCAGGAGCGACGCCTATCATTATGCGAAGAGTCACCATTGAACCAGTGAGACTGGGACGATAGCACGACCAGAACGAGATGTCAGCTTTAGTCCTCGGTTTCTTAGTTAAACAGATTAACGTAGCTAATTACGATGGTTACAAGTGCTGAGTGTTTTGGGGGGAATGATGGGGCTGTTTAGCATAGACTGCTGCAGTTCATTTCAGTcaaattttttagaaatactttgaCTCTCTCGTTAACCATACCTCCTCCAACGTTCCCAATCGGCTATTCATTTTCATGCTACCACTAAAAACAGAAGTAAGTCATCTACTTTTTTGCTGAAGCAACGTATCTGAACAGGTATCTCTTTACAATCTGCTTGTCTACTCACCTGTTTTAAGTTTTCTTTAACGAACAGCACGTAGACACTGCAGACGCCTATCATGTAAACCAGTAAGACGACTTCCGTGAAACCTCTggaaaaatgacaaatttttaatCAAACTTTTACTCCGCGTTGCTATTTctaagtttcaatttatgttttgagACTACGAGTAAATACTAACAAATTACGAACAAGCTAATTTCTGTTCAAATGGACAGGTTTGTCTTGGACCGTACGCAGCGGAACTGAATTATCTGGAAATCTAAGCGGAAAGAGAGTTATCCAGTACTtcggtttttttgttttgttttagggcacaaaaaaacAAACTGAGGTCAACGCCCAGGTCATGTCCATAGAACATCAATAAATAAAGTCAAGTGACTATGTCAAGCCCAGTCACCGGACGGAAAGAGCTAAAAGCAAGGACTTCCCCTCGGAGAAAGTTCCACAAAGCAGGCTGTAGAGACAGCGGAGGCCCCAAACCACAAATTTAATGTCTttcaccatattgctacgacggatgaAAAGTAGAACGCTATCGGTAGCCCGTCCCTCGTATTCTGAAACTACTGAAAACATACACTGTAAATTAAGAGATTAAAAAAAGGGGCATTGGATCAGGAAACGGCGAACCGTCGAAGGTTGATAGCAATGAGCATGATGTGGTGAGAGACCACCGCGGAACAAATGGCTAAAATGACAGCGCCCTATACGCAACCTAACTAAAGTGAAATACTCGCAACGAGACGGCCGAGACAGAGGTTTGCTAAGCCGCCGGGACTGGTTTCATTTCCGTAAGCTTGTTTCTGTGAGGATAAGACAAGTGGTGACGCCGAAGTGACACCGTCTGCCCACAGATGGCCACACAGATCATCCGAAGCAATGGAAGATCTAGCAGGCCGATGTAgggggactgcagccttggcagcagcctcatttcGCGTCGGACCGACGTGACCGGCAACCCACTTTAACATCACGGTGACTCCCCTAACGGCGAGCAAGTTGAAGCTTTcttggacccactgcactaaggcTTTGACTGTGTGTAGCACACACATGGTCTCAAGAGCACAGAATCTGAGCGTGTGACAAAAAGCTTTTATCTCTGAATGTACTGGGTGGTCTGATGGCGGAAAGACCTGCTGTGAAAAtgtagcagtgttctggaagccgataccgaaaatggTCGATGCCAAAGACTAAGGCACACCCGACGCTACGGTCCGTCTTCGGGCCATCAGTGTAGACGAAGGTGCTGTCGCTAATTTGACCGCGAAGGTCGAGAAACTGACAGCTATGGATCTAATCCGTAGCAGTGTCTTTGGGAAGCGAGTGAGGTCCAATGTGAACACGGGCTGCCGCACGAGGCCAAGGCAGTGAACGGTTCACATCCACTACATGGTGACATCTGCCGTAGATGTTTCGTAGATAATTCGAACTGTCAATGTACATTTGTTATTACAAAACAAACACGTCAGCGACTCCAGCCTCGGGAGCCAAATCTTTCAGAGGCATTCGCTTTGAATAAAGGTATATTTCAATTTAGTATTTTGACAGCTCAGTTCACTTACCTGGCAAATGGAGCAATTCTCCGCACGACGGGTGACCTCGAGGTCTTGCAAGCTGCAGCAACAGTGTCCGCGTATTCCAAGGCAGGAACCATTCGTCTTCTTCTCAGCGTACGGGAAGATCGCACCTATTTAACAAATGGTTCTGTTAAGTTTGTGTTCGCAATTCCACTAATAGCCGCAATTTTACTGTGAAGTAAATGTGCTAGTGCACTATTATTTTGCAACACTACCGAAAAACAACGCTTTCAGTTCAATCCGGTTAGTTTCGATTACCCCCTACGAAACTTCCATCATTTTAATGTTTAGTTTTTCACTCTTCTCGTATGAAGTGGTTGAGCCTAAAATAACCAACCTTGTGACGTTTTGTGTAATTGACATTTATGTTTCCCGTTGCGGTATTAACATTTTAGTCTATGGACTACGTCATAATTTCTTACAAGttggttttatttctttttcaactaAGGATGACAGTTATCGCTAAAATAACCGGTTTACGACTGTTTTACTCCACGTTAGTTCAACTTGACTTAAAACCGCTTAAACTAAACTGTTTCTGAAAAAAGATTTTCGGTTTTTATTCCATTATTTCCTGTGACAGACCCGGGAATCTCAGTTTCAAGATAGACTCAAAATTAAATAGGTAGGTATAAGTACACAGTCCCTCGAGTGATCGTATCTTCTCTGGAAGTGACGAGTGGTTCAGTACAGAAAAAATTACCACTTTATACCTACTGTTTGTAATTTAATGAAACATTGCTCAAAAATGATGTATTCggtgatcataccactatttgggcattatcaATAGTGGACGCTAAAGGGTGAAAGCTGAGTTGGTGATAACTTCTCCGTATTCAAGGGATACAAGCAGATAATGACTTTATATTGACACTGGCAGCAGATGGGCTACTTATTTTTATTGTAACCTATAGATGAACTTAGTTTCTAATTGATTCCTGATACGGTAATttcctttctcttattttacaGAAATAAGAGAAATCGAATATCTTAAACCAAATAACGCATCGTACTTCATTGCTATGCCACTTCATGGAATTATTTCCAGACTA
This window encodes:
- the LOC126268100 gene encoding proton-coupled amino acid transporter-like protein CG1139 codes for the protein MSDAREPEPASGSLSEETSVVSSPNTDTSSAKETLAVKCDSPPIDGAEVTHELDIMNGRETVGDVSTAPETHQKQGSDAAAASDPARPTLQGYGTFGESVPGRSENICSTSETENEEAMLLPSNASNNPDLSNWMVFTNLTKASMGTGILAMPMAIRNAGLIGLPLFAAIAVVCVYCIHLLVRSSRTLRRRRMVPALEYADTVAAACKTSRSPVVRRIAPFARGFTEVVLLVYMIGVCSVYVLFVKENLKQLIDVSCKENEWSSIDYFLHLALVLMVLVAIPNLSSLSIVSSIANVTMVVGVVMCLGIICYQIYVDQQAAPVEYNRKTDTWSNVTVYNVTVEAWAGWDRIPLFFGTAVFALEGIGVVLTLENQMKDPTNFLKGCGVLNFAMAIITILYILMGSLGYLAYGEKTKGSITLNLPPDNTLALWVRKTVTLAIFLTYPLQFYVPEEILWKWVNVIIQSCFRVGSLQRLTHCAGRREEVGQAPRFLFKVLLMLATVCLPLIVPRLGPAISLVGAVCLSMLGLILPTIIHAITYWEEISRNIREPAVWSRMAFHVIIVIIGLLGLVTGTYVSLNELSQEPLSLNAVTE